Below is a genomic region from Salinirussus salinus.
GCAGCCGGCCTCTCCGGGGTCCACTCCGCCTCCGACCCGCACGTATCGGCAATCCAAACGTCACCGAGACGCTCGTACGTTTATCAATCGCCGTCGTGTCACTCGATGTGATGTTACGTCGGGAACTTCTTCGGGCAACTGGGGGACTCGGCGCCGTGGCCGTTGCCGGCTGTAGCGGTGGGGCGGACGGCCCGGCCTTCGAGGAGGGCTTCGAGGACGGGCTGGGTGACTGGGAGAGCGGGGCTGCCATCGGTCCGGAGGTCGAACTCGAGGACTTCGAGTGGGAGTTCGGCGTGTCCGGGGCCGAGGCGGCGTCCGGCGAGCGCTCGCTGCGGATCTGGAACGAGGGGGACCACGACGACGGCGTGACCTGGGGGGTGCATCCGGTCCCCGTCGAACCCGGGAGGGCCTACGAAGTCACGGTCACGGCCCGGTTCTGGAGCGAATCGGAGTCGTTCAACACCCTCCGGGATGCGGTGATGCGGCTCGGACCGCAACCCCCGGACGCCGAGGAAGATTTCCCGCAGCCGGGCGTGAATACGACCGCTCTCGGGGAAACACCCTACGGCGGACTCCGGGAACCCCTGTGGCTCGCCGACGGCTGGCGGGAGTACCGGTTCGTCTGGACGACGCCCGAACTATCCACCGACACGCTCTACGTCGCGCTCGGCCACGCCGTGATCTGGGAAGGCGACGCGACCCACTACGTCGACGACATCAGCGTCGAGTTCGAGGAGCGGTGATGACGGGCTCGTTTGGGCGTGACCTCTCCGGGAAGAAGTCGCCCGGCGATGACCATCGGTCTGCCTCGGTACAGGGGGGGTCGGTCCGCGACCAGCAAAAACGTGTGACACCAGGGGGGCTGGTGGTCACGGGGGGTGGGGACAGGGGGGATAGGGCGGCAACGTTCGCCGCCAGCAGAGCGTACGGTGGGGACATAAAAATGGATGTCGCACGTTTTCAGAGCCAGCAAACCTGGGACGCGCCCGTTCCGTAGCCAGGCAGGCCCGTCGCCGGAGCGGGTGGTGTGGCCGGACTGGCAGTCACTCTCTCCGTTTCCAAAAATATAAATATATATTCACATCATTCGGATATCGAAGATGTGCGGGAATCAGTACATTTATCCTCTGGTGGTTTTTCGGCAAGTGTGTGACAAACCAATACAGTCGACGATCTCTCATTTCTGCCCTCGTGGCGAGTGGTGCAGTGGCAACCGCCGGCTGCAGTTCGCTGACCGGCGGAGGTGACGGAGGAGAGTCACCGACAGTCGACGACCCGGCCGACGCTGCCACCCCGGGGGAAGCAGATCCGACGGAGACGCCGACTGCGGAACCGACAGACACAGCAACGGAAACCGAAGAACGAACCCCGACACCCGAACCGACGCCGGCGCTGGAAACACTCGGAGACCGGATATTCGCCCAGGAGGCTTGGTTCTTCGACGAACAGCCCCGCCAGCGGGCTGTGCTCAACCAGCTTGCCGATGACCTCCTTTCACGGGTTGACGAGTTCCGGGCAGCACCGGCAGACGTCACGACCGAGGATGTCGAAACTCTTGTTCGTGATGTCGATAACCTCGCGGACAGATTAAGCGCTGTTGGGACCGAGCACTACACTACTGGCGAGGATATCAGTATCTACGAACGGCCCTTCAAAGAATTCTATGCCGAGAAACGAACTGAGGCTGCTTCAGCTATCAAAGAAGCGATCGAATTCCAAGATACTGATACGATCAAGAAAGAGCTGAACGAATTCTGGAGGGGGATTCCGGACCCAGGGTGGAGTACGACCGACTCGGGTGCTGAAACTACGCCAGGGACCGTACTCAATATTTACAGCAACGTTCGTAACGACTCATTTGATGACCACCTCTTGGACACCGGCATATTCCGGTTGCCGTACTTGGTGCTCGGGAATCTTGAAGGAAAGAGTTTTACCGTGACTTGGCCCGATCTGTATTTTCCACGCCGCGACGAACGGTTGACGATCAGCGGAGGATTAAATGATATCGAAACGCTCCGCTCGCGCGCAGGTCGCTATCGCCAACCCTTCGAGACGGGGGCTGCTGTCGACGAGCTCTTCTGGACGGCGAAGATCACAGGTGACCGCTTCGATAACCGGTTCTCGGAAGGGCACCTGTATCAGTTCTCGGACGACGCCACAGCCGCAGAGACGTACTCTTCATTCATCGACGCGGTTCCGACTGAGGGGACTGCGGAATTCAAGGTCGGCACGGCCGACAAGGTTGGCCTCGTCTCGGAGGGTGGCGGCGATACGCTGTATGCCTACAGTATCCAGCGCGGGTCCTACGTGCTCATCTTCAACGGCCACGTCCAGCGGTGGGAGGAGCGTGGATTCAAAAACGACATCGGCCTGTGGTCGTACCGTGGTGAGCTCTGAGGAGAAATGAGGCGTACCTTTTGTCGTTCGAACGCGGGACGCGGACTGCTTGTTCGCGCCGTAACAGATGCAGGTGGCAGTCGATGAACCGTCGAACGTACCTGCAGGCGGTCGTCGCGACGGGTGTAGGAGCCGGTCTGTCCGGCTGTCTGGATGGCGAGTCCGGACTGGCGGGAAAAGAAATCACGACGCAGACGCCAGTGCCGTTCTCCCCGGCCGACGACCCGTGGCAAGAGTTGACGGAAAATCGGGACCGGAATTCGATCTCCGCCTCGGGACGGGGGAGGCTACAGCGCGGGGAATACGCCTCGTGGCAATTTCAGACCGGGCTGAATCCGAGTCTCTCGTACAGCCTGACTGTCGACGGCGAACACTCGCTCGACGTGTTTCCGATGGCAGGCGATGCGTATGGCGTCTACCGGGAGCGGCGGGAGGCCCGGTTCTACGACAACGTGGTTGCTGTCGGCGCGTCTGATACGACTCGCGGGGGCGAGATCGGGAGAGGTGCAGTCTACCAGCTGGTCTTTGACAACACCGAGGTCTTCGGGAGCGCCGCGGAGTCAGCCGTCCCGTTCGAGTTCGAAGCAACGGCAACCTACGAGACGTAACCTGCCTTCGTATCCGACATCGCCGCGCTGGCCGGATCGCCAGCAAGCCGGAGGCGAGGAGCACAGGGTAGCACCACTCGCGCGTTTTGTTCGGTACGTCCCGTCGGAGAGCCACGTCGGGTAACTCGAGGAGTGGCAACGGAACGGGATTGGAAGCATCCCGTCGAGGTCACGGCGGATATCCGCGTGCCAACCGACGGTTCGACTCCCCTTCAGGCCATGTCCCAAACCTTCCACTGGTCCCCGTCCTTTCGCATCTCCAGTTGGAGGGAGCCAGTCTCGCCGCGCACGGATGCCGTGACCTCGACGATGGCCGAGTCGTCGTTTTGCTCGACGACCTCCGTTCCCTCGACGCTGACGTCCGCCTCTTCCATCATACCCAGCCCTGACCCGGTGATCTCTCCCCGGACGGGACTCTCGGGGTGAACGAGCGAGCGGACTTCCTCGGCGTTGCCCTGGTTCGCAGCCTGGATGAAGTTCTCGGCCGCACCGCCTGGCCCACCGCCGCCGACGATCGGGAGACTATCTATACACCCTGACATAGCACTCGTTACCACGATCCCGCTAAGGCCCAGGAACTGTCGACGTTCCATGCCGGGAAAACAAAAAGGAACTAAATAAACAAATTCCGGAACGTATCTCGACAGTATCTCTGGGACGGAACAGGTCGGTGGTGGCTCATGAGCGGACCGGTGTACCGGTATAGTGCTCTGCGCCCGAGCTTCTACCACTTCCCAGTCACACCTCCCCGCAGTGCAACAAACGTCGCCACCCCGTTGGACTTTCTCCGCTCGCGGGTAGGACCGATAGGATAGTGGTGGTAAAACTCACCAGCAGCGAAAGAAAATATATGAAAGCGACGGGGGAAGCGGACCTTCCCTAAATTTGACCGTTCCTCTTTCGTCCCCTGTGTCCTCGTTTTCGATGACTTGCGCCTCATACATGCACCACCGCCGACCGGCAAGGAATGCGGTCGTGGTCTTCACCGGGGGCCGGGACTGCTCGTCCGGCACGGCTCGCGAGGCAGGCTGGGGGACGGCTCCAACGCACCGGTGGTCGGGCGGCCGCGTTCGAAGTGCACCAGTTATTTGTAGACACTGACCAGCACCGTAGCACAACCAACGGATGACCAACGAGCAGTACTCACGACGGGACTGTCTCCTCGCGGCTGGAACAGTCGCTGCAGTCGGCTCAGCTGGCTGCACGAACGCGCTCTCGGGCGCGACTCAAACACCGCCGATAGAGAGCATCGAGCCGGACTGGACAGTTGATGTTGCCGGATACTTCGAGTCAGACCCGGTCATCGCTGGTGACACACTGTACGTCGGGGCAAATGAGCCCGACCGGCCGAGGAATACGCTGTATGCACTCGACCACACGGACGGGTCGGAAACGTGGACAGCGACGGTCGAAGGCGGGCTTGAGGCACCGCCAACCGTCGCCGATGGAGTCGTGTACGCGGTGACGAATGAGAATCGCGTCTACGCGTTTGACGCCAGCGAGGGCACCGAACAGTGGCAGTTCAGGCGTACCGCGGGGGACACGCTGCGTGCGGCACCAGCCGTCGCTGGTGACACCGTCTACGTGGGGGCACTGAGCACGACCACGGACGGGAGAGTCGCCGGGCTGTACGCGCTCAACCGGGCCGACGGGTCACAGCAGTGGATGCAAAAGACACGGGGCGGTGTCGGAGGGGCGCCAGTCGTCGTCGATGACACCATCTATTCGGCGACGGTAGATGGCTGGCTGACAGCACGGAACACGTCCGATGGGACCAGACAATGGCGCCAAATCATTGCGAGCGACGCGACGAACGCAGGGCCAGTGGTCGTTGGCGATACCATCTATGCGGGCGGAGTGAACGGCTTCGACGGGGCGGCTGTCGCGATCGACCGCGCCTCCGGGGACGAACTGTGGCGAGCCGAGCTCGAGGATTGGCCAGGCGCGTCCGTCGCTGTTGCAGGAGAGACAGTCTACGTCGGGATCGAGGAACCAGCATTAGTCTACGCACTCCGCACTAGTGATGGGAGTACCCGGTGGTCACACGAACTCGGCGGCCAGATCCACTCCCAGCCCGTCGTCACCGAGAACCACGTTTATGTCGCAGGTGACAACGTCCTCGCACTCGACAGAGACGGCGGTACACCCCGCCTGCGACTCGAATCCGAGGGATATCACTATCTCTCCACAATCGCAGAGGGAACTCTCTATGTCGTGAATAGTGAGGGCAGACTCCAGGCGCTCCCGACTGCCTGACGTGCTTGGCCGGTGACGATCTGCTGGCAATGTTGCGGTATCGATACCCGTCCTTGACGGCTCACCGCCACCATCTACGGAAACCGACAGGTAAGCGGTGGTCAGAATCACCTATGCCCCAAGAAACCGTCTTAAGGGGATGGGTTCGGGCAGATTTGAACTGCCGGCCTCCTCCATGTCAAGGAGGTGTCATAACCAGCCTAGACCACGAACCCTCGGTCTGTTTCAGTGCACTCTCCAGTTCCCCGCAGGGATAATTGAATGTTTCGAACTCGCGGACGCCGCGACCCCGGCCCGCGGGCGACAGGGTTAAGTTGATGTACGGATTTGTCCACTATAACACGGATACGTACACTGGTGACAACACATGCAAGAGTACATCGAACGGGTGACCGAGGGCGACGACCTCACACAGACAGAGGCCCGCGAGGCGGCCACGGCGGTCTTCGAGGGGGCGACGGAGGCACAGATCGGCGCGCTGCTGGCCGGGCTCCGCTCCAAGGGCGAGACCGAGACGGAGATCGCGGGCTTCGCCGAGGGGATGCGCGTGGCTGCCCGCACGATCGACCCCGACCGGGAGACGCTGGTCGACACCTGCGGGACCGGGGGCGACGACCACGACACGATCAACGTCTCGACGACCAGCGCGATGGTCGCTGCCGGAGCGGGCGTCCCCGTCGCCAAGCACGGCAACTACTCGGTCTCCTCCTCCTCGGGCAGCGCCGACGTGCTCGAGGAGGTCGGCGTGAACGTGGAGGCAGAACCCCCGGCCGTCGAGAGCCACATCGAACAGGAGGGCGTCGGGTTCATGCTCGCGCCGGTCTTTCACCCGGCGATGAAGGCGGTCATCGGCCCCCGGAAGGAACTCGGGATGCGCACCGTCTTCAACGTGCTCGGCCCGCTGACCAATCCCGCCGGCGCGGACGCACAGGTGGTGGGCGTCTACGACCCGGAGCTCGTTCCCGTGCTCGCCCGCGCGCTCGGCCGGATGGACGTCGAGCGCGCGATGGTCGTCCACGGGTCGGGGCTGGACGAGATCGCCGTCCACGGCGAGACGACCGTCGCCGAGGTCGACAACGGAGCTGTCTCGGAGTACACGCTTACGCCGGCCGACCTGGGACTGGAGCAACACCCCATCGGGGCCATCGCCGGCGGTACCCCCGAAGAGAACGCCGCGGACATGCAGGCGATCCTCGACGGCGAGGAGCGGGGCGCAAAACGGGACATCATCCTCGCGAACGCCGGCGCCGCGGTCTACGTTGCCGGCGCCGCGGGCTCCCTCGAAGCGGGCGTCGACCGCGCGGCGGAGGCCATCGACTCCGGCGCTGCCGCCGCGAAACTCGAGGCCCTGCGGGCGCTGGAGGCATGACCCGCGTGAAAATCTGCGGGGTGACCCGCGAGGCCGACCGTGAGGCTGTCGTCGCGGCAGGGGCCGACGCGGTCGGCGTCATTGCCGACGTGCCTGTCGACACGCCCCGCGAGGTGACGGCCGAGCGGGCCGGTGACCTCGTGGCCGGCGTCCCGCCGCTCGTGACGAGTGTCCTCGTGACGATGCCCGACAGCGTCCAGGGCGCCGTCTCCCTCCAGCGCGAGGTGGCCGCCGACGCCCTCCAGGTCCACGCCACACTCCCCCCGGAGAAGGTCGGCGGGCTCCGGGCTCGCGTCGACGCGAACGTCGTCGCCGCCGTGGACGTCGACGACGACCTCGCGGGCTACGCCGCGGTCGCCGACGCCCTCCTCGTGGACTCGACGGACGAACAGGGTGGCGGCGGCACCGGCGAGACCGTCGACTGGGAACGGACCCGCGAGCGGGTGGCGGACCTGGAGGTCCCGGTCGTGCTCGCGGGCGGACTCACCCCCGGCAACGTCGCGGAGGCCGTCGAGACGGTCGACCCCTTCGCCGTCGACACTGCCACGGGCGTCGAGCGCGAGGGCGGCGTCAAGGACCACGACGCGGTGCGTGCCTTCGTCGGCGCGGCCGGGAGGGGAGCGGCGTGACCGACACGGGCGCCGCGGACAGCGGCGAGGGGGCGATGGACTGCTCGCGGGAGGCCTTCGTCGACCGGGCGGCCGGCGAGCGCCCGGCGGTCGTGCGAGCGACGGCCAGCCTGCCCGACGTGGAGCCGCTTTCGGCCTACGCCGCGCTGACCGGCCGGACGACCGACGCCGACGCGAGCGAGTACGCCTTCCTGCTGGAGAGCGCCGAAAAGGTGGCCTCGAGCGACCCCGACGGTGCGTTCGCGCCCGCCCGCGAGGACCGCCACGCGCGCTTCTCCTTCGTCGGGTACGACCCCGAGGCGGTCGTGACCGTCGACCCGGACGGGGCGGGGGTGGACCTGCTCGCCGACCGCTACGCGGACCTGCTCTCGCCGGCGGGCGAGGACACGGTCGACCGCCTGCGGGGAGCGCTGCCGGACCTGCCGCTGCGCGGGTTCCCGGACAGCGACCGCCAGCACCTCGAGGGCGGTCTCGTGGGCTTTCTCTCCTACGACGCCGTCTACGACCTCTGGCTCGACGAGGTCGGGCTCGAGCACCCTACCTCCCGCTTTCCCGACGCGCAGTTCGTCCTCACGACCCGGACGCTCGTTTTCGACCACGCAGAGGACAGCGTCCAGCTCGTGTTCACGCCGGTCCTCCGCGAGGGCGAGGACGCGGGCGCGTGCTACGACCGGCTGGCGGCCGAGGCCGACCGGGTCGCGGGCCTGCTCGAGGGAGCGCGGGCGCCCGAGACCGACGGCTTCCGCCGCGAGCGCGAGGAGGCCGGCCCGCGCGAGGAGTACGAGGCGGCCGTCGAGCGCGCGAAGGAACACGTCTACAGCGGCGACATCTACCAGGGGGTCATCTCCCGGACCCGGGAACTCTACGGCGAGGTGGACGCGCTGGGCTTCTACGAGGCGCTGCGCTCGGTCAATCCCTCGCCGTACATGTACCTGCTGGGCTACGACGACCTCCAAGTGGTGGGCGCGAGCCCGGAGACGCTGGTCTCGGTCAGCGGGGACGAGGTGATGTCCAACCCGATCGCGGGAACCTGTCCGCGCGGGACGAGCCCGGTCGAGGACCGCCGGCTGGCCGGCGAGATGCTCGCCGACGACAAGGAACGGGCCGAGCACACGATGCTGGTCGACCTGGCGCGCAACGACGTCCGCCGGGTCGCAGAGGCCGGCAGCGTCCGCGTCGAGGAGTTCATGAACGTGCTCAAGTACTCCCACGTCCAGCACATCGAGTCGACGGTCACGGGGACGCTTTCGGCCGACTGTGACGCCTTCGACGCCGTCCGCGCCTCGTTCCCCGCGGGGACGCTCTCGGGCGCCCCGAAGATCCGGGCGATGGAGATCATCGACGACCTCGAGCGCACACCGCGGGGTCCCTACGGGGGCGGCGTCGGCTACGTCTCCTGGCAGGACGACGCCGACTTCGCGATCGTGATCCGGTCGGCGACGGTCGAAGCACTGGACGAGGACGAGCGCGAGCACGAGGGCGAGCGCCAGCGCGTCACCGTCCAGGCCGGCGCCGGGATCGTCGCCGACAGTGACCCCGCCGCGGAGTTCGACGAGACCGAACAGAAGATGGACGGCGTGCTGGCGGCCCTCGAGCGGATCGAGCGCGAGGACGCCGACGCCGGAACCGGGGAGGGGGCCGAGCCTGGCCCCGAACCGGAGGTGGACGGATGAGCGCAGAGAGCGCCAGTGCGAGCGGGGGTACGACTCCCCGCGTTCTCTTCATCGACAACTTCGACTCCTTCACCTACAATCTCGTCGAGTACGTCAGCGAGCACGCCGAGACGACCGTCCGCCGGAACACGACGAGCCTGGAGGAAGTCCGGCAGGTCGACCCGGACGCCATCGTCGTCTCGCCGGGGCCGGGCCACCCGAAAAACGAGCGCGACGTCGGCGTCACGAACGACCTTCTGCGGGAGGTCAGCCCCGAGGTGCCCACGCTGGGGGTCTGTCTGGGGCTGGAGGCGGCCGTCCACGCCTACGGGGGCGAGGTCGGGCGCGCGCCCGAACCGGTCCACGGGAAGGCGGTCCCGATCCACCACGACGGGCGGGGCGTCTACGCGGGGCTCGACCAGGGCTTCCAGGGCGGCCGGTACCACTCGCTGGTCGCCGTCGAGGTGCCGGACTCCTTCGAGGTGACGGCGACGACCGAGGCCGACGGCGAGGAGCTGGTGATGGGTGTGCGCCACCGCGAGCACCCCATCGAGGCCGTCCAGTTTCACCCGGAATCGGTGCTGACGGCGGTCGGTCACGACGTGATCCGCAACTTCCTGGACGGCGTCTGAACCGTCGCCCGGCGCCGGTCCCCGCTCACCGGCCGCCGCTCAGAACACGCCGGTCTCGAAGCCCAGGCCGGCGAGCACCCAGAGGGCGACCGCGACCGCGAGCGCGATGAGCACCAGCCGCCACGCCACCGCGAGCACGACCCGGCCGATGAGGACGATAGCTGCCAGGACCACGAGCGCGACCAGCAGCGCCGGTGGCGACCCGAGCGGCCCGAACTGGAGGACCCAGAACATAGCCGAACTGGTCGCCGAAGAGGTATAAGTCAGGTGGCCGACCGTCCGTCCAGATCTCCACCCGAAACCCCCTTCCGGTTCCACTGCGGACCCCGCGCTGTCCCCGATTCCTTCCCGGCCAGTTTCAGTTTCACTCCGGTCGCGTCACCATTAAGAGGAGCCAACCACTTGATGAACTCCGTAGCACCCACCCCGGTCGGACGGGCGAATCGGGGAAACACAACAGCATAGTGACAACGATATCGAAAGGGCAGAACCACCGGAGGGAAACCTTATTCCCCCCGGAGACCGATCCAACATTCGCTACAAATGAAACACGAGGGGACACACGCACGACGCCGCATCGCACGAGGTGAGCAGGGATGAGCGCGCCCGGCGCCGACGAGCTGACGCTACCGATCAAGCGCACGGAGGGGAACACACTCGAGGAGCGGCTGACGGACAACGCCTACCACAACATCCTGCCGGCGCGGTATCTCCGCAAGGACGCCAACGGCGACCTGGTCGAGGACCAGGAGGACCTCTTCGAGCGGGTCGCGAAGAACATCGCGCTGGCGGAGGCCGTCTTCGAGGCCGACAACCGCGGCGTGGAGGTAACGGTCACACCCGGTCAGCTCAAGCCCGACCACCCGCGGCGGGACGAGCTCGCCGAGGAAGTCTTCGGGAAGGGAGTTTCGGCAGACGACGACGTCGAGACGGCCCTGACGGAGTACAACGTCAACAAGTTCGCCTACGAGACGGTCGTTCCGGAGCTTCCCGCCGAGGTCCGCGAGCACGTCGAGTCCGTGGCCGCGGAGTTCCAGGGGGCGATGGAGGACCTCTCCTTCATGCCGAACTCGCCGACGCTGATGAACGCGGGCGACGAGCTCCAGCAGCTCTCGGCGTGTTTCGTGGACTCCCCCGAGGACGACATCGACGACATCCACCAGACCGCAAAGGAGGCCGCCCAGGTCTTCCAGAGCGGCGGCGGGATGGGGTATGCCTTCTGGCGGCTCCGGCCCTACGGCGACCCCGTCGGTTCGACTGGAGGTATCGCCTCCGGCCCCATCACGTTCATGCGGACCTACGACCAGATGTGCGAGACCATCGCCCAGGGCGGCGCCCGGCGGGGCGCCCAGATGGGCGTGATGCGGGTCTCTCACCCGGACGTCATCCAGTTCATCCACGCCAAGAACAAGGACGTCTCGCTGGCCCACACGCTGCGGCTGAACGACCCCGACGACTTCACGCACAACTCCTTCGCCGAGGCGCTGGAGGAAGCCCGCGAGCTGATCGATGACGAGGGCCGCGTGCCCGAGCACCTCCGGAACGCCGTCGAGGGACACCTCTCGAATTTCAACATCTCCGTCGGCATCACCGACGACTTCATGGACGCCGTCAAGGCGGGCGAGGAGTTCACCTTCACCAATCCCCGGACCGGCGACCCCCACGTCGCCACCCCCCAGACCAAGGAACTGTACGAGATGTTCGACCTCGGCGAGCACGTCGAGGTCGGCGAGGAACTGTCCGTTCCCGCGGAACTCGTCTGGGAGCGCATCGTCGAGGGCGCCCACGAGAACGGCGAGCCCGGCGTCGTCTACCTCGAGCGGATCAACAAACAGCACTCCTTCGACGTCGAGGAGCATCCCGACCACCGCATCCTCGCGACAAATCCCTGTGGCGAGCAGCCGCTGGAGGAGTACGAGGCCTGCAACCTCGGGCACATCAACCTCTCCACGCTCGCCGCGGAGGACGCCCCCGACTGGCGAGTCTGGTCGGACCGGCACGCCGACGCCTACGACACGGAGGCCGAAGCGGTCGGCGCCTTCCTCGAGGAGGCCGTCGACTGGGAGGAGTTCGACAGGCGGGTCGAACTCGGGACGCGCTTCCTCGAGAACGTGGTAACGATGTCCGACTTCCCGGTCCCGGAGATCGAGCAGAAGGTCCGGGAGATGCGGAAGATCGGGCTGGGGATCATGGGCCTGGCCCAGCTGTACATCCAGCTCGGCATGAAGTACGGCAGCGACGCCTCCAACGAGGTCGCCCGCCAGCTGATGGTCCACATCAACCACGGCTCCAAGCGGGCCAGTCACGACCTCGCGGAGGAGCGGGGCTCCTTCGAGGAGTGGGACAGCTCGAAGTTCGCCGACCCCACCGCGTATCC
It encodes:
- a CDS encoding DUF4878 domain-containing protein; the protein is MSGCIDSLPIVGGGGPGGAAENFIQAANQGNAEEVRSLVHPESPVRGEITGSGLGMMEEADVSVEGTEVVEQNDDSAIVEVTASVRGETGSLQLEMRKDGDQWKVWDMA
- a CDS encoding outer membrane protein assembly factor BamB family protein; translation: MTNEQYSRRDCLLAAGTVAAVGSAGCTNALSGATQTPPIESIEPDWTVDVAGYFESDPVIAGDTLYVGANEPDRPRNTLYALDHTDGSETWTATVEGGLEAPPTVADGVVYAVTNENRVYAFDASEGTEQWQFRRTAGDTLRAAPAVAGDTVYVGALSTTTDGRVAGLYALNRADGSQQWMQKTRGGVGGAPVVVDDTIYSATVDGWLTARNTSDGTRQWRQIIASDATNAGPVVVGDTIYAGGVNGFDGAAVAIDRASGDELWRAELEDWPGASVAVAGETVYVGIEEPALVYALRTSDGSTRWSHELGGQIHSQPVVTENHVYVAGDNVLALDRDGGTPRLRLESEGYHYLSTIAEGTLYVVNSEGRLQALPTA
- the trpD gene encoding anthranilate phosphoribosyltransferase produces the protein MQEYIERVTEGDDLTQTEAREAATAVFEGATEAQIGALLAGLRSKGETETEIAGFAEGMRVAARTIDPDRETLVDTCGTGGDDHDTINVSTTSAMVAAGAGVPVAKHGNYSVSSSSGSADVLEEVGVNVEAEPPAVESHIEQEGVGFMLAPVFHPAMKAVIGPRKELGMRTVFNVLGPLTNPAGADAQVVGVYDPELVPVLARALGRMDVERAMVVHGSGLDEIAVHGETTVAEVDNGAVSEYTLTPADLGLEQHPIGAIAGGTPEENAADMQAILDGEERGAKRDIILANAGAAVYVAGAAGSLEAGVDRAAEAIDSGAAAAKLEALRALEA
- a CDS encoding phosphoribosylanthranilate isomerase, translated to MTRVKICGVTREADREAVVAAGADAVGVIADVPVDTPREVTAERAGDLVAGVPPLVTSVLVTMPDSVQGAVSLQREVAADALQVHATLPPEKVGGLRARVDANVVAAVDVDDDLAGYAAVADALLVDSTDEQGGGGTGETVDWERTRERVADLEVPVVLAGGLTPGNVAEAVETVDPFAVDTATGVEREGGVKDHDAVRAFVGAAGRGAA
- the trpE gene encoding anthranilate synthase component I encodes the protein MDCSREAFVDRAAGERPAVVRATASLPDVEPLSAYAALTGRTTDADASEYAFLLESAEKVASSDPDGAFAPAREDRHARFSFVGYDPEAVVTVDPDGAGVDLLADRYADLLSPAGEDTVDRLRGALPDLPLRGFPDSDRQHLEGGLVGFLSYDAVYDLWLDEVGLEHPTSRFPDAQFVLTTRTLVFDHAEDSVQLVFTPVLREGEDAGACYDRLAAEADRVAGLLEGARAPETDGFRREREEAGPREEYEAAVERAKEHVYSGDIYQGVISRTRELYGEVDALGFYEALRSVNPSPYMYLLGYDDLQVVGASPETLVSVSGDEVMSNPIAGTCPRGTSPVEDRRLAGEMLADDKERAEHTMLVDLARNDVRRVAEAGSVRVEEFMNVLKYSHVQHIESTVTGTLSADCDAFDAVRASFPAGTLSGAPKIRAMEIIDDLERTPRGPYGGGVGYVSWQDDADFAIVIRSATVEALDEDEREHEGERQRVTVQAGAGIVADSDPAAEFDETEQKMDGVLAALERIEREDADAGTGEGAEPGPEPEVDG
- the trpG gene encoding anthranilate synthase component II — translated: MSAESASASGGTTPRVLFIDNFDSFTYNLVEYVSEHAETTVRRNTTSLEEVRQVDPDAIVVSPGPGHPKNERDVGVTNDLLREVSPEVPTLGVCLGLEAAVHAYGGEVGRAPEPVHGKAVPIHHDGRGVYAGLDQGFQGGRYHSLVAVEVPDSFEVTATTEADGEELVMGVRHREHPIEAVQFHPESVLTAVGHDVIRNFLDGV
- a CDS encoding adenosylcobalamin-dependent ribonucleoside-diphosphate reductase, with protein sequence MSAPGADELTLPIKRTEGNTLEERLTDNAYHNILPARYLRKDANGDLVEDQEDLFERVAKNIALAEAVFEADNRGVEVTVTPGQLKPDHPRRDELAEEVFGKGVSADDDVETALTEYNVNKFAYETVVPELPAEVREHVESVAAEFQGAMEDLSFMPNSPTLMNAGDELQQLSACFVDSPEDDIDDIHQTAKEAAQVFQSGGGMGYAFWRLRPYGDPVGSTGGIASGPITFMRTYDQMCETIAQGGARRGAQMGVMRVSHPDVIQFIHAKNKDVSLAHTLRLNDPDDFTHNSFAEALEEARELIDDEGRVPEHLRNAVEGHLSNFNISVGITDDFMDAVKAGEEFTFTNPRTGDPHVATPQTKELYEMFDLGEHVEVGEELSVPAELVWERIVEGAHENGEPGVVYLERINKQHSFDVEEHPDHRILATNPCGEQPLEEYEACNLGHINLSTLAAEDAPDWRVWSDRHADAYDTEAEAVGAFLEEAVDWEEFDRRVELGTRFLENVVTMSDFPVPEIEQKVREMRKIGLGIMGLAQLYIQLGMKYGSDASNEVARQLMVHINHGSKRASHDLAEERGSFEEWDSSKFADPTAYPEWFEHHTGEDADEWADGYPIRNHNTTTIAPTGTTSMVGNTTGGCEPIYNVAYYKNVSDDVQGDEMLVEFDDYFLRVLEENGIDVDAVKQEAQEQMADNAFDGVSGLETVPDAVGELFVTTGDLSAKDHAGVQVACQAGVDSAISKTVNAPNDSTVEDAKEVFQYIYDHGGKGVTYYRDGTRSKQVLTTRAKNTEFADESEAAEALVEQIEEVFGGIEAFVGSEEVQAVIDDQVEELLSAADRAEEFAQKQDRPDVLHGVTQRIDTGYGKLYVNINEDPEADRPFELFANIGNSGGFTASFTEALAKTISTALRAGVDPWEIAEELQGIRSPKVAWDKGEQIQSIPDAIGTAMRRYLEGDVERAYPQQQTLEETAGETGADAPGDADTAQPGPMTGPEPDGGVASEAGTAPATEAAAEDMGDDQALIDAGESPECPECGSMSLYYAEGCKTCESCGWSEC